From Virgibacillus ihumii, the proteins below share one genomic window:
- a CDS encoding GapA-binding peptide SR1P has product MGTIVCQDCQQVIEHFDDEKVTTLYGTCPTCDEN; this is encoded by the coding sequence ATGGGTACGATTGTTTGTCAGGATTGTCAGCAGGTAATTGAGCATTTTGATGATGAAAAAGTTACTACTCTTTATGGAACATGTCCGACTTGCGATGAAAATTAA
- a CDS encoding NAD(P)H-dependent flavin oxidoreductase encodes MNWNTKVTELFNIDYPIIQGGLAYLAYADLAAAVSNAGGLGQITAMSLSTPDELREEIRKVRTMTGKPFGVNFAIGQHGRAYEHMVEVAIEEKVSAISVTGGNPKGVLDMVKGHPIKKLVLTAARRQAEKAEELGADAVMVVGQEGGGHLGRGDIGTFVLTPQVVDSVSIPVIVSGGIADGRGMLAALTLGAEGIEMGTRFIATKECVHAHQSYKQAILDADENATVVIKRSLGTPARALKNAWTDKILDIEESHGDYDSLKAYISGQANKRYIYDGDADEGFGWAGQSTARINNVPTVNELITSMVEEAESVARRWSE; translated from the coding sequence ATGAACTGGAATACAAAGGTTACGGAATTATTCAATATTGATTATCCGATCATCCAAGGGGGGCTTGCTTATCTGGCTTATGCGGATTTGGCTGCTGCAGTGTCCAATGCGGGCGGGCTGGGGCAAATAACAGCAATGAGTCTTTCCACACCGGATGAATTACGGGAAGAAATCAGAAAAGTACGGACAATGACCGGCAAGCCATTTGGTGTAAACTTTGCAATTGGTCAGCATGGCAGAGCCTATGAACACATGGTTGAAGTTGCTATCGAAGAAAAAGTTTCTGCCATTTCCGTTACTGGTGGAAATCCAAAAGGTGTTCTTGATATGGTGAAAGGCCATCCCATCAAAAAATTGGTGCTGACTGCTGCACGAAGACAGGCGGAAAAAGCGGAAGAACTGGGTGCCGATGCTGTTATGGTAGTTGGACAGGAAGGCGGTGGTCATCTTGGACGAGGTGATATTGGAACGTTTGTACTGACACCGCAAGTGGTGGATTCAGTATCCATTCCGGTAATTGTGTCAGGCGGAATAGCTGATGGAAGGGGGATGCTTGCTGCACTAACACTTGGAGCGGAAGGAATTGAAATGGGAACAAGGTTTATTGCAACAAAGGAATGTGTTCATGCACACCAGTCATATAAACAGGCAATATTGGATGCAGACGAAAATGCGACCGTAGTCATTAAGCGCTCTCTCGGTACACCTGCACGAGCATTAAAAAATGCCTGGACGGACAAGATATTAGATATTGAGGAATCACATGGGGATTATGATTCATTAAAAGCATACATAAGCGGTCAAGCCAATAAGCGGTATATTTACGATGGGGATGCTGATGAAGGATTCGGCTGGGCAGGACAGAGTACAGCGAGAATTAATAATGTCCCGACAGTCAATGAATTAATAACTTCGATGGTTGAAGAAGCTGAATCGGTCGCCAGACGATGGTCAGAGTGA
- a CDS encoding UPF0223 family protein — translation MSYHYPFDESWSKQEIIDVVQFFNLIENAYEKQVRRDDVLAAYNRFKSIVPAKSEEKTYFATFEKASGYKCYPVVKQARNTEGKFIKMK, via the coding sequence GTGAGTTATCATTATCCGTTTGACGAGTCTTGGAGTAAACAGGAAATTATTGATGTGGTTCAGTTTTTCAACTTGATTGAAAATGCCTATGAAAAGCAGGTGAGACGGGACGATGTATTGGCTGCATATAACAGGTTTAAGTCGATTGTCCCTGCAAAGAGTGAAGAAAAAACATACTTCGCAACGTTTGAAAAGGCGTCCGGCTATAAATGCTATCCAGTTGTGAAACAAGCTCGAAATACTGAGGGAAAGTTTATAAAGATGAAGTAA
- a CDS encoding polysaccharide deacetylase family protein, producing the protein MKKTVWFLMVLLFLTTACSNTGTADEENDADQPVEQELSNEQEEEKNNDFEKDKNNKQEKEMNQAKQTSDEVPKPTYKIDEDTSSVIPLQKNVDEKVVLLTIDDAPDRYALKMAKTLKEMNAGAIFFVNGHFLNTDKEKKVLRKIHSMGFAIGNHTYSHAFLPDLSKAEQKEEIIRLNNLIEKIIGEKPKFFRAPHGENTNYSRKVAADEGMIVMNWTYGYDYFKPYMDAEKLTKAMVTGKGPAVDVPYSLLKPGANLLMHDRKWTAKALPAIVKGLRDKGYEMVEPEQIKTIQ; encoded by the coding sequence ATGAAGAAAACTGTATGGTTTTTAATGGTGTTATTGTTTTTGACAACAGCTTGCAGTAACACAGGGACAGCTGATGAAGAAAATGATGCTGATCAACCAGTCGAGCAAGAGCTGTCAAATGAGCAAGAAGAAGAAAAAAACAATGATTTTGAAAAGGACAAAAATAATAAGCAAGAAAAAGAGATGAATCAAGCTAAGCAGACAAGTGACGAGGTGCCAAAACCAACATATAAAATAGATGAAGATACATCGTCTGTCATACCATTACAAAAAAATGTCGATGAAAAAGTGGTTTTACTCACCATTGACGATGCGCCGGATAGATACGCACTAAAAATGGCCAAGACACTTAAGGAAATGAACGCGGGAGCTATCTTTTTCGTAAATGGTCATTTTTTGAACACTGATAAGGAAAAGAAAGTCCTTCGCAAAATCCATTCCATGGGATTTGCAATTGGAAATCATACATATAGTCATGCTTTTCTTCCGGATTTGTCCAAAGCAGAACAAAAGGAAGAAATCATTCGCTTAAACAATCTTATAGAAAAAATTATCGGTGAGAAGCCGAAGTTTTTCCGAGCACCGCATGGTGAAAACACGAATTATTCCAGGAAAGTAGCAGCTGATGAAGGAATGATCGTGATGAATTGGACATATGGCTACGACTATTTTAAGCCGTACATGGATGCCGAAAAATTAACTAAGGCGATGGTTACCGGTAAGGGGCCGGCAGTTGATGTTCCATACAGTTTGCTGAAACCGGGTGCCAATTTGTTGATGCACGATCGAAAATGGACGGCCAAGGCGCTGCCAGCCATTGTTAAAGGGCTCAGGGATAAAGGATATGAAATGGTCGAGCCTGAACAGATTAAAACCATACAGTAA